The Desulfovibrio sp. JC010 nucleotide sequence GAAGAGGAGATGATGCGCCGTTTTTCCGTTGTTCTTGCTGAAGAGCTCGGAAAGGAAGTGGAAGTGAAATTTTTCAGCGGACGCAATCCCTTTGCCTATCATGTGCAGGGTGAGGGCGTGCGCAGGCCCTAATAGGGCTGTCATGACAAAAGAGAATCAACAGAACCGTAGAGGCCTTACGGAACTGTAAAGTTTAAGTTTCCGAACATCGATGTGGCGGATCGTTTTAAAGACCGTCCGCAAAAGGGGACCCCATAATGTATGAAAAACAGATAGAACAGCTTGTTGTTTTGCAGAAGGTTGATGATGAAATTCTCCTTCTTGAAGCGGAAATCGACCAGGCACCCAAAGACGTGGCTGCCCTTGAATCCCGCAAGGAATCCCTTGAAAAGCGCAAACAGCAGCTGACCGAAAAGCTTGACCTGCTTGCTGAGCAGAAGAAAAAGCTTGAGACCGAGATCGAAGAAGATGCCGTCAAGGTCAAAAAGAGCAAGAGCAAGCTGATGCTGGTTGGTACTACCAAGGAATACCACGCCATGATGCGTGAGATGGACAGCCTTGAAAAGCTGAACAGACTCCGCGAAGAAGAAAAGGTAACCGTTCTTGAAGAAACCGAGCGTCAGACCGAACTCATGGCTGACATCGAAGGTAAAATCAAGGAACTGGACGAAGAGCTGGACGACAAGCGTGCCGGACTCAAGGAAAGGCTTGATGCCGCCAACAGCCAACTGGACAAGCTCACCAAGCGCCGCAACAAAGCCGGCGATGTTGTGCCCAAGCCTATTCTCGGCCGTTACGAATTCATCCGTTCCCGTCTGGAGCACCCGGTTATCGTTCCTGTTGAAGATGCTGTCTGCGCAGGATGTCACATCATGATTCCGCCGCAGGAATACAACGTACTGCAGGAAGGCAAGCAGATTTTGAGCTGCCCCAACTGCCAGCGTCTCATCTACTGGATTGAGCACATTCCCGAAGCTGCAAAGCCTAAAGCTCTCCAGAAAGAAGATTAATTTTATAGCCTCCGGCGGCTGGGGAAGGGGATCTTTTGGGAAAAGTTCCCCTTCCCCAGACCCCATCCCCTCAAAACTTTTCAGTATGCTTCGCAGCTTCGTTTGCTAAAGCGGCGAAGCCATAATAAAAGGTTTTGGGATTCTTAAACCCTTTTGCAAAAGGGTTTAAGCCGCCGGAGGCAGGTTTTTCGGAGTTGGACGGATCATCGCCGCGGCATTCGTGCCGGGGAGGAAAGTCCGGGCTCCGCAGGGCAGGGCGCTGGGTAACTCCCAGCGGAAGTGATTCCGGGAAAGTGCCACAGAAAACAGACCGCCCCGGTGATTTATCATCGGAGTAAGGGTGAAACGGTGGTGTAAGAGACCACCGGCGGGTATGGTGACATATCCGGCCAGGTAAACCCCGTCCGGAGCAAGACCAAATAGGGAAGTGTTTGAGGCCGGCCCGGCCGAGCTTTCGGGTAGGTTGCTTGAGGTGTATGGTAACATGCATCCTAGAGGAATGATGATCATCCGTTCGCGGATACAGGACCCGGCTTATAGTCCGACTCCTCTTTTACTTGTAGAGATTAAAAAGGGGCAGCCTTTGGGCTGCCCCTTTTTTTTGTTATATGACGGTTTGCTATGCAAAGCGGCGAAGCCGAACTAAAAAAGTTTGGGATTCTTAAACCCTTTTCAAAGGGTTTAAGCCGCCGGAGGCAAAATCTTTATATAAAAAGCGCGAAGCGCATCAAATCAAAGGTTTTCCATTATGACCAAATCCGGTGAAACATGGGCCATCCTGCTGGCAGCTGGCAGCGGAACACGGATGGCAAATGCTGTGGGCGGAGTCAAAAAACAATTTTTAGAGTGGAAGGGCTTTCCGCTTTTCTGGCATTCGGCCATTACTTTTTCCAATACCCCTGCTGTTTCCGGCATTGTGTTTGTGTTCCCGCCTGATCAGGTGGAGGAGATGAAAGAGGTTGTTGCCGGGCTGGACGGCGCGGATTCCCTTGGCATGCGTTTCAAGGTTGTGCCCGGGGGCAAACGCCGTCAGGATTCCGTGTTTAACGGCTTGAACGAACTCCCTTCAGGGTGTACGCATGTGCTGGTCCATGATTCCGCACGGCCCTTTGCTTCGGTGAAGATGGTCAGCGGCATTATTGATAGATTGCAATCCGGTGATGAGGCGGTCATTCCGGCAATTGATGTGACCGATACCATCAAGGAAGTGGAAGGCGGGATAGTTGAAAAGACTCTGACCCGCTCCCGGTTGAAAGCGGTGCAGACCCCGCAGGGATTTGCACTGCCGACCCTTTACGCTGCCCATAAGCAGGCCGAAGAAGAGGGCTGGGATGTGACTGATGATGCTTCCATGGTGGAAATGGCCGGAAAAGACGTTCATATTTGCGAGGGAGAAGAGGGTAACATTAAGATGACCAATCCCGAAGATTTGAAAAAGATCGAAGAGGACAAGCGGACCATTCCCTGCGTGGGCTGGGGCTACGATGTCCATAAGTACGGTGAAGGGCGTCCCATGGTGCTGGGCGGTGTGCCCATTCCGGGCGGCCCGGAAGTCATTGCCCATTCCGATGGCGATGTGCTGCTGCATGCGTTGGCCGATGCTATTCTGGGGCTTTTCGGCGGCGGTGATATAGGGCACCATTTCCCGGATACTTCAGCTGCCTGCGAAAATATGTCCAGCGGGATTATTGTGAAAGAGGTCATGGTCAAGGCCGAGGAGGCCGGGGTGGAGATCGTCCATGTGGATATGACCATCATTGCCCAGATTCCCAAACTTTCCCCGCACCGGGAGCTGATCCGCAAGAATGTGGCTTCAGTCATGGGGCTGGATAAGGCTCAGGTCAATGTGAAGGCCACCACCGAAGAAAAGCTCGGCTTTACCGGTGAGAAAAAAGGCATCAAGGCCGTGGCTGCGGTGACCGGGTTGAAGAAGATTTAGGTGTGTACTTTAAATAATTTGTAGTTATTTAAATAGAGATTAATTTACTGCTGTTTTTGAGGAAAGGTTTGAATATGAGCGGGAAATCCTTTTTGAAATTATTTCTGGTGCTGGCGCTGCTTGCTGCGGCTGCTGCCGGGGGATATTTCAAGCTGGAGGAGTTTTCCGCTGCCAAGGTCCGCGAAGCCGTGGCCCGTCACGATGACCTGTTGCAGGTGGATTTTGAGCGGGCATTGATCAACCCCCTTGATGAATCTCTGCATGTCTGGGGACTTGATTGCAGGTTTGCCACCGGAGCCTGCTGCACGGTGCGCAAGGTGGAAGTGGAATCTTTTGACCGCAAGCACAGCGTTCCCCGTTTTTTCCGGGGCAGGGTGCAGGGTGTTTCCATTCCGGTTGAGTTTGTAAATTTCGGCACTCTTGCCCGTGATTTTCGCGATCTGGGCTATGAAAAGCTGGATTTTGACCTATTCGCCGACTACAGCTATGAAGACGAAACCAAGCGGCTGACAGTTAAGTCGATTAATTTTGACGGAGCGGACCTTTGCCGGGTCAGTGCCGGGTTCAGTCTCGGTGATGTAAGTCTGCGCGGTCCCGGAATCAGCGGATTTATCGGCACCAGCATGCTGGACGGTTCGCTGGTCTGGCAGGATTTATCACTTACGGAAAAACTGGTCGCCCTTTCGGCACATGTAGAAGGAGTGCCTCCTGATAGTTACCGGAAGAGCCTGCTGGAATCGCTGCAGCTGGACATGCAGCAGGCCAGAAGCCTCGGCAACGGCTATGCCGAGAATTTTTACGGCGAACTTATGAAATTTATTGAGAAGCCCGAACGGCTTGTCGTCAGGGTGGAACCGACGGAGCCCGTCCCTTTGCTGTATATGTTCATGGGACGCAGCTTTGAAGAATTGCTGGACCTGTACGGAATTACGGTCGAAGCAAATTTTTATTCAAGAAAATAAGGAGTGGCTATGCGCCTTTACAATACACTCAAACGGAAGAAAGAAGAGTTCGTACCTTTAAACGGCAACAAGGTTAATCTTTACGCCTGCGGCATCACCGCTTACGACCTCTGCCACATCGGGCATGCCCGTTCTTCCGTTGTTTTTGATATTCTGGTCCGTTACCTGCGTTTCAAAGGTTATGATGTGACTTTTGTGCGCAATTTTACCGACATTGATGACAAGATCATCAACCGGGCCAATGAAACCGGGGTTTCTTCCAAAGATCTGGCCGAGAAATTCATCGGCGAGTTTTACGTGGACATGGATAAGCTGAACATCCTGCGCGCGGATATCGAACCCAAGTGTACCGAGCACATTTCTGAGATGATCGAGCTGACCGAGACCCTGATCAAGAAAGATCACGCTTACGCCACTCCGTCCGGTGATGTTTATTTCAAGGTCCGTTCCTTCGATGATTACGGTAAGCTTTCCGGTAGGAATATCGAAGATTTACAGTCCGGCGCACGCATCCAGCCCGGTGAAGAAAAGAAAGATCCCCTTGATTTCGCACTCTGGAAAGCGGCCAAGCCCGGCGAACCTTCATGGGAAAGCCCGTGGGGAGAAGGCCGCCCCGGCTGGCACCTCGAATGTTCGGCCATGAGCGAAAAATATTTCGAACTTCCTTTTGATATTCACGGCGGCGGACAGGACTTGAGTTTTCCCCACCATGAAAATGAAATTGCCCAGAGTGAGGCGGCCACCGGAAAGGAAATGGCCCGTTTCTGGGTTCATAACGGTTTTGTGCAGATCAATTCCGAGAAGATGTCCAAGTCCCTAGGCAACTTTTTCACCATCCGGGATATTCTGGATAAATTCATGCCCGAAACCCTGCGTTATTTCCTGCTGACCATGCATTACCGCAGCCCCCTCGATTTCTCTTTTGAAGCTTTGGAAGAAGCTGAAAAAGGTATCCGCCGTGTATACTCCGCACTGGAGCAGACCGGGGAAGCCTTGAATAAAGCCAAATGGTCCAAGGCCGCCCTTCCTGAAGAGGTTGTTGCCGAGATCGAAGAAGCTGAAAAGGGCTGGGCCGAGGCCATGGAAGATGACATGAACACCGCCGGGGCAATGGGGCATATGTTTACCCTGATCCGTCTGGCCGGGCGTATCGGCGAAGAAAAAGCATGGCGTAAGTCCGAAGGCGGACGTGATGCATGGACCCGTATCCTTGAAGATATGAAAAAATGGGGCGAAGTATTCGGCATATTTACCCGCGATCCCAAGGAATTCCTTGAAGAACTCAAGCTGTGCATGCTGGAGCGCAAGGGAATCGAGGTCGCAAAAGTTGAAGAACTGGTGGCCGCCCGTCAGGATGCCCGTAAGAATAAAGATTTCGGGCGTTCCGATGAAATCCGGGATGAGCTGATCGAGTTGGGTATCGAAGTGAAAGACACTCCGCAGGGCGCGGTCTGGTCCGTTATTTAAAATTACCGTTTTATAAATTAAGCACTTTTAAAGAAACCGGATTTCGATCCGGTTTCTTTTTTTTTATTAACAGGGTATAATTAAAGAAAATCTTTTTTGTTTCGAAGGTGTGCATGCGAATCGGGTTAAAAGGTAAAAGCTATCTCATTGTTTTTCTGCTCTGTCTGCTGATTTTTGTGGGCAGTGGGCTGCTGGTTTTCAAGCTGAATAGAAGTGCTATTTCCAGTCTTGAAAAAGTGTTGATGGAGGAAAACCTGAGCAGAGCCGATTTTGCCATGAAGGAAAGTTCGGAGGCATTGCAAAGACTTACCCGTGACTGGGCCTGGTGGGATGATTCTTATGATTTTTCCAGAAAATTTAATGAGGATTATGTTAATTCAAACCTTACTTCCGAGATACTGATCAATCTTGATCTTGATGTTGTATTGTTTTTTGACGATCAGGGCGGCTTTCTGTTTTCTCACTCTGCAGATGGTGCCGAAAACGTAGAGTCATGCTTTTTAAAAAAAGAGTGTGCCGGATATGAGCTTGTCCACAAGTGCGGACTTGACGGGCTGACCGGACTGTTGCGGGTCAACCACAGATTGATGCAGGTCTCCGCCCAGAAAATTATGAACAGCCAGATGGCCGGGAAACCCAGCGGAACGTTGGTTATGGGACGTTTTTTCGGAGACCGTCAGCTCGAAAAACTGGGTAAATCGTTACAGATGGATCTTTCTTTTCAGGAAATGAAAGATGGTCCGTCAAAAGATGTTTTTTTTGAGTTTCCCAAAGAAAAAGATGTCGAAATTAAAGGCTTTATGCTTCTTAAAGATGTCTTCGGCAAGCCTCTTGTGCTTTTGTCTCTGGCCATGGAGCGGGATGCTTATAGAATCGGGAAGTCTACGTTTACTGTGTTTATCTGGTTTATGTGCGGTTCTTTGTTGCTGCTCGGGGTTGCCGCCATTTTTGTGCTTAATCGGCATTTTGTTTCACGGGTGAAAATGTTGCAGGCCCAGTTGCGCGGTGAATATTTTACCGGACCGGAGAAGAGAAAAATCAGTTTGAGCGGAAGTGATGAGCTCAGCGAATTGTCGAGATCATTGAATGATATATTGGCCCTGCTTCAGGAAGAAAAAACAAAGGCTGAGACCGCCAGCCGGGTGAAGACCGAGTTTCTTGCCAATATGAGCCATGAGATCCGTACTCCCATGCATTCCATTCTGGGGATGGTGGAGCTGCTTAATGAAACTAAGCTGAATGATGAGCAGCGTGAATTTCTGGGGATTGCCGGAACAGCCGGGGAAAATCTTCTGGAAATTATTAATGATGTTCTTGAAATATCAAAGATTGAGGCCGGGCATCTGGAAATAGAAAGCCATGATTTCCTGCTCCATGAGATGGTGGAGCGTGTGGTCGGGGTCTTTGCTGTGGACGCTGCACGCAAAGGGCTGCAGGTGGTCTGCCATATTGATGATAACGTTCCCGACAAAGTCAGGGGAGATGCCACCAGAATCCGGCAGGTTCTTAATAACCTGATCAGCAACGGGGTTAAATTCACCAGCGAAGGGACAATTAGCATAGCTCTCACCTTTGAAGATGGGAAGATTCAATTCATGGTCAAAGATGAAGGTATCGGAATTGCCGCAGATAAGCTCAATGATATTTTTGACAGCTTTACGCAGGCGGATTCTTCCACTTCCCGGAAATACGGAGGTACCGGACTGGGCTTACCCATCTCCCGCAAGCTGGTTGAAATGATGGGCGGTGAAATCAGCGTATCCAGCACTCTGGGCGAGGGAACTGTTTTTCGTTTCCATGTAAATCTGAAGTCGGTTTAAATCTTACCTATCAGTATGAATGATTGTTCTTGTGGTCTGCTATTGACAAGGTTAATCTAGGATTTAACTGTTTATGAAAGTGTAGATAAACAACCTGTGAGGTTTACATGTCTGATTTACTTAGTCTGATTGCGGTTTTCGCAGTCGTGTTTCTGATCGTGAAAGTGGTTATTCCCAAATTGGGAATTTCCCCGTGACAGCTTGCCAAAAGAGGGTCCCGTGAGGACTCCGAAAATAAAGACGGCGGTTGCGGGGGCAATTAAGAGATGCCTATTTACGAATACAAGTGTGATGTCTGCGGGCATGAATTCGAGGAACTGGTTTTATCTTCCAGTGCTGAGAATCCCCCATGCCCGGAGTGCAAAAGTCCTGATACAGCAAAAATGCTTTCATCCTTCAGTTCAGGAGCTTCTTTTGATGATCCCGTTCCCGCTACTCCTCCTGGAGGAGGATGCGGAAGCTCCGGCTTCAGCTGAGGCTAGAAGTTTCTTCCGGTCGGAAGAATTAAAGCATAAACGGCCCCGATTCAATTTGAATCGGGGCCGTTTTTTAGATTAATGGGCATAAAAGTCGGCGAAGCCTTATTAAAAAAGTTTAGGATTCTTAAACCCTTTTCAAAGGGTTTAAGCCGCCGGAGGCAAAATCTTTTAATCCAAAAGCGCGAAGCGCATCAAGTTTATCTTACTCATAAGCCTGACGCATATTCTTAATCAGCACTTTGATGCGGCAGTCGTAGGTGTGCTCAGCCAGAATCCTTTTGCGCGCGGCCTTGATGATCTGCTGCCGCGCCGGTTCATCATTCAAATATTTCTCCACCAGCTGCGGAATTTCTTCCGGGGAATTGTAGACCGCGATTTCCTTGCCCGGCTCAAAAAGTTTTTCCATCTGGTAGCGGTGGTCGGTAAGGATGAAGCCGTTGCAGGCCGGGACGTCAAATACACGCTGGTTGACCGCACCCTTCATCTGCTGGCTGGTGCAGTTGAAGTTGATTTTTGAGCAGGGGTAAAAGCGCGGCAGGTCCTCGTAATAGGAAAGCTCGCTGTGGTAGTCCCATGTTTGGTCTTCAGGCAGCAATTGGTTCCAGCCTTTGTCGCCCACAATCAGAGGGTTGAACCCGAGGGTCTGCTCCACGCATGAAAGGCGGTATTCCAGAGTGGCCTGCCAGATGACGAGCGTCTCAAAAGCCAGCTTGCGGTGCGCAGTGAGCAGTTTATCGTATTCCGGGAGCAGTTCCGGGTAACGGTTTTTGAGGAATTCTGTGACTGAGTGTTCATTGCCCTGCCCGAAAGCGTGGGCCACTTCTTTATATCTTTCAGCCAGAGCTCCTGATATTCCGGATGCTTTCATCCTTTTTTCCGTTTTGAAGACCATGGAGTTGCCGACAAAAGAAATATCACGCGCCCATTTGCTTTCTGTGCAGCCCTTGGAGGGCAGGAAGCGGGTCTGGTCTGTGCCCAGCGGCAGGTGGAAAATATTGCTGAAGCCCATTTCGCGCAGGCTGTCCATGCGGTCGGCATCCCAGGTGAAGATGGCGGTGTTCTTATCTGCCTGCTGTTGGTAAAGGGGCAGAATAAGCATGGGATTGTCCACAAACCATGAGGCCAGCGGCAATTGAAATTTATGGAGCAGGGTGTTCAGCACCCCTTCCTGATCCACGCCCAGATGGTTGACCGTGAGTACGAAATCGGGCCTGAAGGTATTGATGGCCGTGGAAATGCGGGCCACGAATTGATCCAGTTCCATTTCTTTGGCGTCCATATTGATGAACATGTGCGGCACACCCTGACGTTGACAGGCGGACACGATTTCACCCATGAGGAAATACTGGCTGGTCAGAAGCAGGATTCGTGGTTTTTCCTGCTGGAATTTGGGCCAGACCGGAAATTCGGCTTTTTTGCCGGATTGCTCGGTAAGCAGCTTTTCAGTCAGCCCGTAAAAGGGTGAGAGGCGCAGGTAGAACGGGTTTTTTAGCAGTTGAACTTTTTTGCTGGAATTGGTTTCCAGTTCCCGAATGTGGAGGGCGGCATTTTCCGGGGAGCTGCTGTTGATCCAGACCAGATTGGGGTGCTTGCGCAGTTCTTCTTTCAAACCGCTGGCTTCAAGGATTTTTTTTTCGCAATCAAGGATGAGCAGGGTGCGGTCTTTTTGTGCCAGCAGTTCTTTTGCAGCCACTCCGATTCCACAGCCGATCAGCAGGGGGATTTTGTCCCCTTTAAGTTGGG carries:
- a CDS encoding zinc ribbon domain-containing protein; this encodes MYEKQIEQLVVLQKVDDEILLLEAEIDQAPKDVAALESRKESLEKRKQQLTEKLDLLAEQKKKLETEIEEDAVKVKKSKSKLMLVGTTKEYHAMMREMDSLEKLNRLREEEKVTVLEETERQTELMADIEGKIKELDEELDDKRAGLKERLDAANSQLDKLTKRRNKAGDVVPKPILGRYEFIRSRLEHPVIVPVEDAVCAGCHIMIPPQEYNVLQEGKQILSCPNCQRLIYWIEHIPEAAKPKALQKED
- the ispD gene encoding 2-C-methyl-D-erythritol 4-phosphate cytidylyltransferase, whose amino-acid sequence is MTKSGETWAILLAAGSGTRMANAVGGVKKQFLEWKGFPLFWHSAITFSNTPAVSGIVFVFPPDQVEEMKEVVAGLDGADSLGMRFKVVPGGKRRQDSVFNGLNELPSGCTHVLVHDSARPFASVKMVSGIIDRLQSGDEAVIPAIDVTDTIKEVEGGIVEKTLTRSRLKAVQTPQGFALPTLYAAHKQAEEEGWDVTDDASMVEMAGKDVHICEGEEGNIKMTNPEDLKKIEEDKRTIPCVGWGYDVHKYGEGRPMVLGGVPIPGGPEVIAHSDGDVLLHALADAILGLFGGGDIGHHFPDTSAACENMSSGIIVKEVMVKAEEAGVEIVHVDMTIIAQIPKLSPHRELIRKNVASVMGLDKAQVNVKATTEEKLGFTGEKKGIKAVAAVTGLKKI
- the cysS gene encoding cysteine--tRNA ligase; this translates as MRLYNTLKRKKEEFVPLNGNKVNLYACGITAYDLCHIGHARSSVVFDILVRYLRFKGYDVTFVRNFTDIDDKIINRANETGVSSKDLAEKFIGEFYVDMDKLNILRADIEPKCTEHISEMIELTETLIKKDHAYATPSGDVYFKVRSFDDYGKLSGRNIEDLQSGARIQPGEEKKDPLDFALWKAAKPGEPSWESPWGEGRPGWHLECSAMSEKYFELPFDIHGGGQDLSFPHHENEIAQSEAATGKEMARFWVHNGFVQINSEKMSKSLGNFFTIRDILDKFMPETLRYFLLTMHYRSPLDFSFEALEEAEKGIRRVYSALEQTGEALNKAKWSKAALPEEVVAEIEEAEKGWAEAMEDDMNTAGAMGHMFTLIRLAGRIGEEKAWRKSEGGRDAWTRILEDMKKWGEVFGIFTRDPKEFLEELKLCMLERKGIEVAKVEELVAARQDARKNKDFGRSDEIRDELIELGIEVKDTPQGAVWSVI
- a CDS encoding CHASE4 domain-containing protein, producing the protein MRIGLKGKSYLIVFLLCLLIFVGSGLLVFKLNRSAISSLEKVLMEENLSRADFAMKESSEALQRLTRDWAWWDDSYDFSRKFNEDYVNSNLTSEILINLDLDVVLFFDDQGGFLFSHSADGAENVESCFLKKECAGYELVHKCGLDGLTGLLRVNHRLMQVSAQKIMNSQMAGKPSGTLVMGRFFGDRQLEKLGKSLQMDLSFQEMKDGPSKDVFFEFPKEKDVEIKGFMLLKDVFGKPLVLLSLAMERDAYRIGKSTFTVFIWFMCGSLLLLGVAAIFVLNRHFVSRVKMLQAQLRGEYFTGPEKRKISLSGSDELSELSRSLNDILALLQEEKTKAETASRVKTEFLANMSHEIRTPMHSILGMVELLNETKLNDEQREFLGIAGTAGENLLEIINDVLEISKIEAGHLEIESHDFLLHEMVERVVGVFAVDAARKGLQVVCHIDDNVPDKVRGDATRIRQVLNNLISNGVKFTSEGTISIALTFEDGKIQFMVKDEGIGIAADKLNDIFDSFTQADSSTSRKYGGTGLGLPISRKLVEMMGGEISVSSTLGEGTVFRFHVNLKSV
- a CDS encoding zinc ribbon domain-containing protein, translating into MPIYEYKCDVCGHEFEELVLSSSAENPPCPECKSPDTAKMLSSFSSGASFDDPVPATPPGGGCGSSGFS
- a CDS encoding glycosyltransferase is translated as MSATYTAEAIREDSVLTDIRIITDGKKRHMWGKYGLRRETELAAQLKGDKIPLLIGCGIGVAAKELLAQKDRTLLILDCEKKILEASGLKEELRKHPNLVWINSSSPENAALHIRELETNSSKKVQLLKNPFYLRLSPFYGLTEKLLTEQSGKKAEFPVWPKFQQEKPRILLLTSQYFLMGEIVSACQRQGVPHMFINMDAKEMELDQFVARISTAINTFRPDFVLTVNHLGVDQEGVLNTLLHKFQLPLASWFVDNPMLILPLYQQQADKNTAIFTWDADRMDSLREMGFSNIFHLPLGTDQTRFLPSKGCTESKWARDISFVGNSMVFKTEKRMKASGISGALAERYKEVAHAFGQGNEHSVTEFLKNRYPELLPEYDKLLTAHRKLAFETLVIWQATLEYRLSCVEQTLGFNPLIVGDKGWNQLLPEDQTWDYHSELSYYEDLPRFYPCSKINFNCTSQQMKGAVNQRVFDVPACNGFILTDHRYQMEKLFEPGKEIAVYNSPEEIPQLVEKYLNDEPARQQIIKAARKRILAEHTYDCRIKVLIKNMRQAYE